In the genome of Paenibacillus sp. GP183, the window ACTAACGGGCAAGAATGTAAATAAAAGTGACTTCTGGTCTTAAACGCAAAAGACGCTATTCTGAAGGATAACGCCGTAAGCGTCAAACCCTTCCCACCTTCAATGACACGGATCTGCATGAGAAAATGAAGGCAATCGAGTCAGGGAGGTTGCCATATGACCAGCAGTTCTAAGGTTGTCCTCGTCGAATAAGCTTCGTCAGCAAGTTAAATCAGGACTTCAACATGTCCCTTGGCTACACCATAAACAAAACGCGCAACGCTTGGGTTTCCGAGCGTTGTTTGTTTATTCTGGAAACAATATGATCTAGGAATTTAGCCGTGGTCACACGTTTGGTCATCTGAGCATTTCTTGAGGAAATTCGGGTTTTGTGGACTTAAAACGAGTTAATATGATAAACAAAAGTTATGGTTTGAAATGCAATTTAGGATGACACTTGTATTTCGCACAAATAATAACTTGACAGTACACTGCAAGAGGTGCTTTCTCTTGTTCATCTTTTTCAACTGAGTCCTACGGCTCCGACTAACTGAACGAAGCCTATGACGACACGAAACCATTGAGGTAGTTCAAGATGCTTGAACATATCGACATGGAATTAAAATGGGCAAATCAACTTTGGTTTATAGTTTTTGATTTTTATTGAAATAATTCTTCGGATGATTAGTAACCAAACTGTTACTGCTAAACTAAAAAACAAATCAACAAGTTCACAAGTCAACATTTAGTCAAAAGGGTTCCAGTTCGCCAGTTTCTTCATCTAGGAATGTTGCTGATTTTTCGTTTTCAATTTGAAGATTTTATATACAAAAAGTCCCTTTGCATTCAATTGCAGAGGGACTTTTGATTTCCACTGTTACTTCTCCGTATTCTAATTCCTGGGAACACGTTCCTACTACGAACAAAGATGAAATTAAGGGTGGTAATATTCGCGCTTATATTGTAAATGCGCAGGTATCAGTTCCCTTTTTTAAAAATTGCCTGTTTTATTACTTTTAATATGACAGAGGGATGGAATAGTATAGTAGCAGGTTGAACTAAATTCATGACCTTAATAAAAGAGCTGTAAACTCGTTGATCATGGGAGGATAATAGATATATTTTTTTTACAAACCATTGCTTGATGGAAAGCCCTAGTGGTTTTTGACCTTTCATATCAGGAAAGCGATAGTCTTCTGAAATAACCATGTTCCATACTGGGTAAATAATTTGCGCAAATTTTTTTTGAGAAGATGTAATTATTTTCGGTAAGGAGGTATCTTTTCCCATTTGAAATTGTTTTTGTAGAGCTAATACCTGTAATACGGCAATGCTCATCCCTTGACCAAATACAGGATCAATTCGACACACCGCATCACCTATTAATAATAATCCGTTGGGTAGATTTTTCACCTTATCTAAACGTTTCCATGCAATATGTGGTACTTTATAGATTGATTCCTCAGATAAAGCAACTCCTTCCTTAAGTTCATTATATATGTCTAGTGCAGGTAACTTTTGGGACAATTTTAAGAATCCATTTTCTGCTGCTATTTCCGTTTCCTGAATTTCGTTCTGGTAGCCAATCAGCGTACAGATATAACTATTTCCTTCAATTCTTGATATTGTTCCACCAATTTTTTCTTGTGAAGGATTCGGATATATTAATTTAATATACCAATCTCGTCTTTTATTTTCAGGTAGATTATAAAGCTTGCTAACATATGTTAAACCAATATGAACTTTTTCCTCTGGGATGATATATCCGTTTTGTCCTAACCACCTTGAAGAAAAACTACTTACCCCACTTGCATCTATTATGAGATCTGCTGATATAGCTTCTATTTTGGAATCGGAATCTTTTACTTCCACTCCATAAATTTGATGCCCTTCTTTGTTAATTAAATAATTTGCCACGATTTGATTATAGCGAAATGAAACATTTGGAATTTCCTTTGTACATTGTTCGATATGCCACTCCAAATGTGGGCGAGTTTGAAGAATCGATGTATATTCGCCACCGTACCGAAGCTTCCAAACCCCATGGTGAAACCATGCTAAATCTTTTGTGGAGTCTATTTTTATAGCACCACTAGAGAGCATCTTATTTGTAATACCTGGGTATAGTGACTCAAGCCCGTATTCACCTGCATGAAGAAGTGCATGCAAGTGTTTACCTTGGGGTGCTCCTTTTCTAGACATTGGGCCCTTTAGTTCTTTATCACTTTCTAATATGACTACCTCTTGGAAGAATTCAGAAAGCACACGTGCTGTTAATTTCCCTGCAATTCCTCCACCTATGACAATTGCTTTTCCCCTTTGAAACATTTAAGTACATCCGCCTTTCAGAACGTATCTATAAATTATACTCTGAAGCCGTCACAGTTAAAACAGAAGAAAACATGCACCGTGTGTGGGAACAAACCTCATTATTACACCTTCTGTTATAGTGTCTTTAAACTTCTAGAATCAAGGTTTTTCATATTCGTTTGTGTTCTTTTGTAACGTTTTATCCTGCTTGATGTTAATGTTTTAAATCAATTTTACATCATGGCTGGGGCATCGTATAGCTTTAATGCCCTTCGTTACCTTCTTAGGCGTCCGTCTTCGGGCAACCTCCGTTTCGTCCTCTAGCGAGGGAAGCTGCCTGACCGACTTTAGTGCGTACGCTCCACGTTTAGTTCCGGATACTTTCGGGTGCATTCAATGTTATGTCTGCTAAAAAGCCTTGTCTCGCCATCATTACATGTCATTATTAATCTATGGCCATCTATCTTTGGTTCGAATAAAAATGCAGGATCATCAAACGGTGCGTCGCTCATTCGAGTAACATTGGAGGAATAAACATTGAGGCAACACCTGTATTAATTGTAAAAAAAAGGTGCCTTATTCTTTTAGTGGTAATTAGAGGGATTACAAGGGGTAATAGTAAGAAAAATGGTATACTTCCAGTAGGAAGGGAACATATGTGTGGTAGATTTACGATTGTGGTGACCATGGATGAACTGATGACTCGTTACGATATTGGAGACGGAACTCATGAATCTTTTTAAAACTCCCTCTCTGAGTAAAATTAGAAAAAAATTTGGTAATTTTTAATTCATTTCGACATCCCATCTATTGTGATATATATATTACATCTGATATTATAATTGAATGCTAAACTATGGGGAGCCGTATGAAACGTTAGTGTTATATAGCAATTTTACTATTTTTATCCTTACTCATGGCTAAAACTGCATTTGGGCAAGTTCCTGATACCAAGGTTCTGAATTCTTATTGGCGCTAAAAATAATGTATCCGCGGTAAAAACGGTTCAACAGGCACTGACAACTAAGGGTTTACTTCAAGGGGACAATCAATGCTCGTATGGATATTCAGTGGAATGAATAATACGGTTAACAAATTTGTAACTAGATCAATAGACTTTCTTACATCTTCGAGATTGTCTTGAGGAAATAGTTTGCTCAAATTTTGACTTGATATAATTTTTAGAGTATTCAAAAAAAGAATGTATAAGGAGCAATGTATGGGAAATAGAGACGAGGATATTCGTAATCAACAACGCGAACAATGGACAGCAGCTTCGGAAGGCTGGATAAACAAGAGAGAAGAAGTTAGTAGTCCAACTAGACCTATCACAGAGCATATAGTCAAGTTGTCTAGAGTTAGACCTGGGGCTCAAGTATTAGATTTAGCTTGTGGAGTAGGCGACCCAGCTTTTACTATAGCTGATATCGTTGGACTTGATGGTTCTGTCTTAGGTTTAGATATTGCAGAAGCTATGGTTAAAGGTGCACTTTCCTGGGCAAAGGAACACGATGTTAGTAATGCCAATTTTAGAACGATAAAGAATGAGCTTGAACTTGGTGTCTCTAATGAGTGCTTTGATTTGATTACATGCCGCCACGGACTTATGTTTATGCCCAATCCTCAACTTGCCTTGCAAGCAATGGCTTCAGCGACGAAAAAAGAGGGTCGCATAACAATAAGTTCCTGGGGACTCCCCCAAAACAGTCCTGCGTTTACATTACCTGGTCAAGTTATCGGCAAGTATGTAAATTTGCCTACACCTGACCCCAAGGCGCCTGGACTTTTTGCATTGTCGACTTCTGAGATACATAAGAAATTGTTTAAAGGTATTGGATTTCAAGATATTGAGGTACATAAGTTTGATTGTCCAGTAATGATAGCAGAAAGCCCAGAAGAAATGTGGGAAATTATAACAACCGTAGGCGGACCTATGGTAAAAATTATTAAGGACCTCCAGTCAAATATAAGCGAATTAATTCGGAAAGACTTTTTAGAAACTCTATTTAATATGTTTCAGAGTCGTAGAGTAATTCTCACTGCTGAGGCAATTGTGACAACTGGTACTAAACCCTTAGTGGTATGAGTGCCTCGCATAAATGAGTAACCGCATCCTTAATGTCAAAAACTCATTAATCTCTGTTACTGTGAAAATCATCTATAAAGAATTATTAAAAACCACCGTAATTTCATCAAATTTGGAGGAACGCCAATTGTATCGAATAGTAAAAAGTGATGAAGATATGGAAATATTTAATCGAATTTGGATGGAAAATTGGTCTAATAAAGGATACGATATAGAGCCATATCAAGGAATAGCAACCCGTTTTATTATCTTGAATGATTGTAATTTACCAGCTGCAACTATTGAGATAGTCCACTATAACCCAGAAAAGAAAAATTTCAAAAAAACATCGACTATTGAAGATTGGTTTTGTTTTTCCGAAAATGAAATTGTTAAACGAAACAGGAATTTATGCTGTGAAATCGATAAAGTTTCTATTTCAAAAGAGTATAATGGTCAAAAAATATTAGATCGTATTTTAAATTTGCTTTTTCATTTTGCCGAAAAAAACAATGTGAAATATTATCTAGCCTTAATTGAGTCCATATTTTTTAGGACACTAAAATTTTATAAAGTGCCTATTATTAAACTAGGAGAAGCCGTCACTTATAGTAATGGATCAAAATTTATTCCTTCAATGATTGATGTGGAATATGGCATTGAACATAAGGAAAGATTTGATTGGTTCATGCATAATAACAATGAAACAGAGGCTATTTATGGATTTACTACTTAAATATAAATGGATTATATTATTCATTTCCGAAATATTAGCTTGGATTTTTACTTTTCTCATGTTTTATGCCCGCTATTGGATAGAGTCAAAAAAGATTTTTATTATTTTTACTGTTATTGCTTTATTGACTGGATGGGTGCCTCATTTAGCTTTAATGGTTATGAGTTTCAAGAAAACAAAAACAATAGGATTATTTGAGATATCAATTATTATACTACTTATTTATGGGCTCACTATTGGAAAGAAACACATACTAAAAATGGACAACATGGTTAATGAGTGGACTAAAAAGAAAAAAAGATACAAAATCTAATTTTCTTTAGATTGTGATTTTCGGCACTTATGGTAGCAGCTTCTACTCGATCAATGCTTTTAATGACCATGGATTGTTCGAAAGAATCTCCTTCACTATAGTTCTCCGTTATTTTTGCGGATCAGTTGCGCCAGTTGATCAGCCGAGCTTTCAGTTCCATAACGGGCAAAATTAGCGCATTCTTCTGGTGTTTTAATGACATATGTAAAAGCGTCTTACCAGCGGATTGAATCTTATCACTGATTATACGAATGGCCACCCCCCTCTTATTGGCTTCTTTGATAGCGGACACGATATCTGGATGAGTCAGACTGTAAATCGCAATATCAAGCGTTTGTTTTGATGAGTTGATAACGTCGATAAGAGCTTTCTCCGGATGCTGGTTAGCTTGGGTAAAGTAATACTCATCTCCAACTTGCTTTACAACTGAAGTTGGTTGGGTAGCAGTTTGTGGTAAACCAGACTTAGAAGAAGAACCACAGCCCAGTAATCATTAATATGACCAACATTATGATAAGTCCAAGTGATTTTCGCATGTTGCATCTCCTTTAAATTTATAAACATAGTATGCCATGGGAACGTATATTCTTTCAAACGGAACAAGCCTCGATCCTGATAGATGACATCTCCTCTAAAGGCTGCGGAAGAAACGAACGGAGCTTTGTGGGGATCCAAACTACCGAGAAAAACACAACTCGATCGATAATAATAAAAACGCTCCGTCAGGTTGATCCAAACGTAAGCGCTTCGGACTTTTGGTGATATTGGGTGGTGAATTTTATGAAACTTACGAACGCAATAAAATATATTTACTCACGTATGTCTCAACTTGTGGGATATCTACTATAAAATCGATATGATGGTGGGAATGTTCAATAATAATTCTTAATTCCTCCAAAAGGTCCCCATTCGGGCCTTTATTTTTTTTATACATTTTTCGTTTAACACCAATCGGTATCTTTGAATAGATCTTAACATCACATGGATATTTCAAGGTTTTTAAACCTTCAATAACTCCCATTATTATTGCCCGATTTGGTGATGTTTTTAAATATTCAATTGATTCGATAATTCTATATTTGTTGCTCTCCTCGTCAATTAGCAAACATCTATACATTCCAGGCGTATTTTCAATAAAATATTTCGTATGTAGTGTAGTTGGTTATCCTATTGGTTTAGAAAGTGTTGTCAACAAGCTCGGCGGAAAAACAAATGAGCTTGTAATGGTGACGAACAAAATTCAATAAACTCCCCAATTGGACGTTGAAGAGGACACTAGTTTTTCAAGTGTCCTTTTTCTGTTTTAAAACTACGACAGCAAGATTGACTAGCAGGAATTTCCAATCTTTTATCGAAAGTATAAAGGTTAGAATTTATTGTAGGAGATGACCTTAATGCTTGAGAAAAATAGATTGGGTGCTGCGCCCAGAGTTTACTTCAGACCTGAGTTTAAAAAATGTCCGCACTGTGAGTCAAAATTGCGGAGAACCCATACAGCATGGGAGAAAAAGATTGTCACAACAAACGGAATCATCCATGCATGGAGTATGGCTTATGCTTGCAAAAATCTAGATTGTACACATACAGGAGTTGCGTATAAATCTGCTGAAGCTGAGATGCTTAGCATGAAGCATTCCTCATATGGATATGATGTGCTTGCTCTCGTTGGAGAACTGCGCTTTAAGCAGCATCGAACAGTTAAAGAAGTTGCTGATGCGTTGAATGAACGAGGTATTCCAACGAGTGAAAGGCATGCTCAAAATTTGTACGAACGCTATCAGACGTTGCTTTCGGCGAGTTTGGATGATCATGTAAACAAAGTGCTTGCAGAGACTACCGAACAAAATGGCGGCGTCATCTTATCGATGGATGGCGTTCAGCCTGAGAAAGGGAATGAAACTCTATATGTCCTACGCGAAGTATTCAGCGGCACGGTACTCGCTGCACAAAACATGAAGAGCGGAACGGCAGAAGAACTGAAGACACTCATTGAACCCATCCTGAAGCTGGGCTATCCAATTGTAGGTATTGTAAGTGACGGGCAAAAATCCATTCGGCTGGCATTTGAGACCTTGTTACCGGATGTGCCTTACCAATACTGTCAGTACCACTATCTGAAGGACATAGCCAAACCCATTGTCGACGCCGATCGCAAGTTAAAAATGGAACTCAAAAAAAGCATGCGCGGGATTCGGGACATCGAACGAAAAATAGAACAGGCTGAGATCCAAGCATCCGAGACGGAGAAAACGGAACAGCCAGATTCGGAAATAGGGATAGGACTAGTCTAGTTCATAAGGATCAATATAAGGGGTTTGCTTAACGGCAGATCCTTTTTTCTTGTTCCGACCTGCCAGTTAAAGACAGCTTGCCCCCCCCTTCCCCTTCAGTATAATACGAACATATATTCGTAAAAATTGGAGGTTGGACCATAAATGCAGATGCTAACCGGCAACAACTCACCGCTCCTATCTGTCGAGGGACGCCTATTGATCCGCAAATCTGTTTTGTTACCGTCAGTATTAACGTTTGCTGAACGAGGATTACAGGAGCTCTATGGGAATAAACCGTTGGTTAACAGGCCTCTCATTGAGCTATACGTTGGCTGCGTGCCAGGAGGAAATTGGTGAGTGGTTATCAGGATATATACGGAACGTGGGAGCGGATTTAACGAAAAGGCTCTGTTATCCTTGATTGTTGATTTTTGACCAAAAGAAAAACCGCCTTATCAGGCGGTTAATTCACTGCAAAAGCAACCGCTATTCCACTCGTTTCCGTTAGTTCAACTTTTCGATTTCTACTCTAACAATCGTTTTCCACGATTCAGGTGGATAAATGTCCGCCATCGCAGGAGTAAGGTAAATTTCTCTGCGGTTCCCCTTGACTTTGTATCCTTGCTCCTTAGCAAAATTATTTATTTCTTGAAGGGTTAGGTGCGTATCACGATAATGTCCAACATGGAGTTTTTGTGCACACAAAGCAGAATTTGCACTTATAAACTTAATTTGAGGGATTTTGTTTCGTAAATTCCTTTGCACACAAGCTTTCGCTTCTTCAAATATTTCCACAGTTATACAATCTGGGACTTGCATCATATGGCTAACCGAATATCTATTATTCTCATTTGAATCTTGCCAGATGATTTCGGGCGGCATCAGTTTAAACTTGTAATCCAATGACCCCTTCGAAATTCGCTTTACCTGATTCACAATTTTCCATACAACCCACTGTTCATCTAGAGGTTGAGGGTGTCCTGTCCAATCCATATGGAAAGATGTATTCATTTCCTGTGATACATATTGCAAATTAGGAATTTGCTGAATGTGTACAGATCCAGGTTTTACTGCGTAAACTTGAGGATATAACTTGCGATTATCATGAGTAATTTGTTTAATTTGTGAAATGTTCAAGCCATTGCTCCTCTCGAAGAAATATGGTATTTTTATCCACACCTATTATATTACACCATTGATTTTTATGAAATGAATAATTCAACATA includes:
- a CDS encoding glutamate synthase subunit beta, giving the protein MFQRGKAIVIGGGIAGKLTARVLSEFFQEVVILESDKELKGPMSRKGAPQGKHLHALLHAGEYGLESLYPGITNKMLSSGAIKIDSTKDLAWFHHGVWKLRYGGEYTSILQTRPHLEWHIEQCTKEIPNVSFRYNQIVANYLINKEGHQIYGVEVKDSDSKIEAISADLIIDASGVSSFSSRWLGQNGYIIPEEKVHIGLTYVSKLYNLPENKRRDWYIKLIYPNPSQEKIGGTISRIEGNSYICTLIGYQNEIQETEIAAENGFLKLSQKLPALDIYNELKEGVALSEESIYKVPHIAWKRLDKVKNLPNGLLLIGDAVCRIDPVFGQGMSIAVLQVLALQKQFQMGKDTSLPKIITSSQKKFAQIIYPVWNMVISEDYRFPDMKGQKPLGLSIKQWFVKKIYLLSSHDQRVYSSFIKVMNLVQPATILFHPSVILKVIKQAIFKKGN
- a CDS encoding class I SAM-dependent methyltransferase, which produces MGNRDEDIRNQQREQWTAASEGWINKREEVSSPTRPITEHIVKLSRVRPGAQVLDLACGVGDPAFTIADIVGLDGSVLGLDIAEAMVKGALSWAKEHDVSNANFRTIKNELELGVSNECFDLITCRHGLMFMPNPQLALQAMASATKKEGRITISSWGLPQNSPAFTLPGQVIGKYVNLPTPDPKAPGLFALSTSEIHKKLFKGIGFQDIEVHKFDCPVMIAESPEEMWEIITTVGGPMVKIIKDLQSNISELIRKDFLETLFNMFQSRRVILTAEAIVTTGTKPLVV
- a CDS encoding phospholipase D-like domain-containing protein, with the protein product MGCGSSSKSGLPQTATQPTSVVKQVGDEYYFTQANQHPEKALIDVINSSKQTLDIAIYSLTHPDIVSAIKEANKRGVAIRIISDKIQSAGKTLLHMSLKHQKNALILPVMELKARLINWRN
- a CDS encoding transposase translates to MLEKNRLGAAPRVYFRPEFKKCPHCESKLRRTHTAWEKKIVTTNGIIHAWSMAYACKNLDCTHTGVAYKSAEAEMLSMKHSSYGYDVLALVGELRFKQHRTVKEVADALNERGIPTSERHAQNLYERYQTLLSASLDDHVNKVLAETTEQNGGVILSMDGVQPEKGNETLYVLREVFSGTVLAAQNMKSGTAEELKTLIEPILKLGYPIVGIVSDGQKSIRLAFETLLPDVPYQYCQYHYLKDIAKPIVDADRKLKMELKKSMRGIRDIERKIEQAEIQASETEKTEQPDSEIGIGLV
- a CDS encoding GyrI-like domain-containing protein, translating into MNISQIKQITHDNRKLYPQVYAVKPGSVHIQQIPNLQYVSQEMNTSFHMDWTGHPQPLDEQWVVWKIVNQVKRISKGSLDYKFKLMPPEIIWQDSNENNRYSVSHMMQVPDCITVEIFEEAKACVQRNLRNKIPQIKFISANSALCAQKLHVGHYRDTHLTLQEINNFAKEQGYKVKGNRREIYLTPAMADIYPPESWKTIVRVEIEKLN